A DNA window from Mustelus asterias unplaced genomic scaffold, sMusAst1.hap1.1 HAP1_SCAFFOLD_3315, whole genome shotgun sequence contains the following coding sequences:
- the LOC144490459 gene encoding uncharacterized protein LOC144490459 has translation PLSLGGGGSERGFGAGFSLGFSLSLSLSHSLSGGGGGSERGFGAGFSLSGVQPLSVSHTLSLSLSQGEAGGVRGGLGLVSLWGSASLSVSHTLSQGEAGGVRGGLGLVSLCLGFSLSLSLTHSLSLSLSQGEAGGVRGGLGLVSLWGSASLSGGGGGSERGFGAGFSLSGPLSLSLTHSLSLSQGEAGGVERGFGAGFSLSGVQPLSVSHTLSLSLSGGGGGSERGFGAGFSLGFSLSLCLSHSLSLGGVRGGLGLVSLCLVFSLSLSHSLSLSLTLSLSLSGGGGGSERGFGAGFSLGFSLSLCLSHSLSLGGVRGGLGLVSLCLVFSLSLSHSLSLSLTLSLSLSGGGGGVRGGLGLVSLCLGFSLSLSHTLSLRGTRGE, from the exons cctctctctctggggggcggggggagtgagagagggtttGGGGCTGGTTTCTCTCTGgggttcagcctctctctctctctctcacactctctctctgggggaggcggggggagtgagagggggtttggggctggtttctctctgtctggggttcagcctctctctgtctctcacacactctctctctctctctctcagggggaggcggggggagtgagagggggtttggggctggtttCTCTCTGgggttcagcctctctctctgtctctcacactctctctcagggggaggcggggggagtgagagggggtttggggctggtttctctctgtctggggttcagcctctctctgtctctcacacactctctctctctctctctctctcagggggaggcggggggagtgagagggggtttggggctggtttCTCTCTGgggttcagcctctctctctgggggaggcggggggagtgagagagggtttggggctggtttctctctgtctggg cctctctctctgtctctcacacactctctctctctctctcagggggaggcggggggagtggagagggggtttggggctggtttctctctgtctggggttcagcctctctctgtctctcacacactctctctctctctctcagggggaggcggggggagtgagagggggtttggggctggtttCTCTCTGgggttcagcctctctctctgtctctcacactctctctctctggggggagtGAGAGGTGGTTTGGGGctggtttctctctgtctggtgttcagtctctctctctcacactctctctctctgtctctcacactctctctctctctctcagggggaggcggggggagtgagagggggtttggggctggtttCTCTCTGgggttcagcctctctctctgtctctcacactctctctctctggggggagtGAGAGGTGGTTTGGGGctggtttctctctgtctggtgttcagtctctctctctcacactctctctctctgtctctcacactctctctctctctctcagggggaggcgggggagtgagagggggtttggggctggtttctctctgtctggggttcagcctctctctctcacacactctctctctcagggggacgcggggggagtga